In one window of Pseudobythopirellula maris DNA:
- a CDS encoding PEP-CTERM sorting domain-containing protein, whose amino-acid sequence MSLKSLALGAGAALITLLTLNAASAQSVSLFSENFESLVLGPVVTFESERRSNEAWTETPPAGWTVDDSGVPTDGIANVGVAEYEGWSFVSKEWWVDSAGGQDRQFFTGGSGIVAVADPDEWDDFPDFSGVDSPSDYGDYDARLLTPAINLSGAPSGEDVKIFFNSSWRPEDNQKASLTATFNDSLGTQYELLRYESQEEDENEVPNPFFKDDAPNEAVLISLIDDTLNGGHDFSIPDGATEVSLEFRLFDAANDWWWAFDNLEVFTGENPVSGLALKLVVDRDTNEVRIVNETGSPVDLRGYSVTSGAGAFEEAEASFMAPANNWLQATRLDDESNDLSELNLLSDALAADDSIEFGDVWRRFYLDESDVAFEYLVAGSDEPIPGLVEFIGNEQENDEGVIEPTSYEFLDLNYDSKIDLLDWEKFKTGFGKSMLGKTRAERYALGDLNDDERHDSLDFQQFQSSFDAANGEGAFAAALSAPEPGALVLALFAVAAVLAPRGLRRAAPLAAVLAIACCCGTASAQLKLYEEDFESAVLGAFQEEDVDGDEVWTNTFTNPIYGAWNNTNANDDVPGVGPAYAGVDPKTDGISDWADWAFVDKAAWFEADDQGRSDFTRGSGVVMVADPDEWDDTDPDPLLIADPNLPQRDDIAQGFTPDDLYDAFVTTPTISIPAGTPAGRIKLSFDSSWRGNEFEDDLDENNNQTAHVNVSFDGGLFQEVFRRESDPDSPTYDPSQENERVSGIDLMYDGSATELQLEFGMTGAWNDWWWAIDNISVAVPSNPLKLRINTYNGEGFLEADDSITTAIEYLGVESENGVLRGDLATGLAGADLDPADGPDAGATAGDSEGEQWESLSDAETSDHLFADAFLFGDTAFADETSTTPGVVNSAPLGVIFDTLTSPEDRDVRFSYLLDTGDLVEVAPEDVEYFYDASAGLAGDYNNDGSVDAADFTVWRDNLGDPNENALSNNGDGQNGVDIADYDRWVQNYGARAAVSGPSSAVPEPGSAALLALAATALAAVRRRATPVVVAAAALAGVAAPQAEAQVTLDRDYTFGDDSRENATAGGVVGQNSPGGISIDSAGDTGMNQIISLLPQGPVPTIGVPKYVAVSDRPDMLAGSNAPASSGLGIALNPSGPGSAFSKQYLHTGYREALNYPQYSPSSVYEQGGTINYDLISDRGFQLWVKPTAIDTGEEAHIVMDTNQHGVMINTDGEFAMRYAYDRERIEALATLNGQPASDFENVFDYPSGVTAEVGQWTHLSVVREFGPGSGSILYINGVATAAALGKYNIEEDVTSDEPAPDPGGLDVSPLVVGANTGSPAYGNDHFFYGVVDDLEMFVMGQNADNLFPDYVFENDNGYAAAFKPTTAGDLDGDDDVTLADAHLFAANWMSVKELEWTDAYNVEQTFVVGDLETRGMGDFNYDGRVDLSDWAILHNASPSTATAAARLIAGQLVPEPGSLSLLLAGLAAAGRRRRREAGRTGEATPLRV is encoded by the coding sequence ATGTCGCTCAAGTCGCTCGCCCTAGGCGCCGGCGCCGCGCTAATCACGCTGCTCACCCTGAACGCCGCTTCGGCTCAGTCGGTGAGTCTGTTCTCGGAGAATTTCGAGTCGCTCGTGCTCGGTCCGGTGGTCACGTTCGAGTCGGAACGCCGATCGAACGAGGCTTGGACCGAGACCCCTCCCGCCGGCTGGACCGTCGATGATTCGGGGGTTCCGACCGACGGGATCGCCAACGTTGGCGTGGCGGAGTACGAGGGCTGGAGCTTTGTTAGCAAAGAATGGTGGGTCGACTCGGCCGGCGGGCAAGACCGGCAGTTCTTCACCGGCGGCTCGGGCATTGTAGCCGTGGCCGACCCGGACGAGTGGGACGACTTCCCGGATTTCAGCGGCGTTGATTCCCCCTCGGACTACGGCGACTACGACGCGCGTCTGCTGACCCCCGCGATCAACCTGAGCGGCGCCCCCAGCGGCGAGGACGTGAAGATCTTCTTCAACTCTTCGTGGCGCCCGGAGGACAACCAGAAGGCGAGCCTCACCGCCACGTTCAACGACTCGCTCGGCACGCAGTACGAGCTGCTTCGGTACGAGTCGCAGGAAGAGGACGAGAACGAGGTCCCCAACCCGTTCTTCAAGGACGACGCCCCCAACGAGGCGGTGCTGATCTCGCTGATCGACGACACGCTCAACGGCGGGCATGACTTCAGCATCCCCGACGGGGCGACCGAGGTGTCGCTCGAGTTCCGCTTGTTCGACGCGGCCAACGACTGGTGGTGGGCCTTCGACAACCTCGAGGTGTTCACCGGCGAGAACCCGGTCAGCGGCCTGGCCCTGAAGCTCGTGGTGGATCGCGACACCAACGAGGTGCGGATCGTCAATGAGACCGGCAGCCCGGTCGACCTGCGCGGCTACTCGGTGACCTCCGGCGCCGGCGCGTTCGAGGAGGCCGAGGCGAGCTTCATGGCCCCGGCCAACAACTGGTTGCAGGCGACCAGGCTCGACGACGAATCGAACGACCTCAGTGAGCTGAACCTGCTCAGCGACGCGTTGGCGGCCGACGACTCGATCGAGTTCGGCGACGTCTGGCGGCGGTTCTACTTGGACGAGTCGGACGTGGCGTTCGAGTACCTGGTCGCGGGCAGCGACGAGCCGATCCCCGGCCTTGTTGAGTTCATCGGCAACGAGCAAGAGAACGATGAGGGCGTCATCGAACCGACTTCTTACGAGTTCCTGGACCTGAACTACGACAGCAAGATCGACCTGCTCGATTGGGAGAAGTTCAAAACCGGCTTCGGCAAGAGCATGCTCGGCAAGACCCGCGCCGAGCGCTACGCCCTGGGCGACCTGAACGACGACGAGCGGCACGACTCGCTCGACTTCCAGCAGTTCCAGTCGTCGTTCGACGCGGCGAACGGCGAGGGCGCCTTCGCTGCCGCCCTGTCGGCGCCGGAGCCGGGGGCCCTGGTCCTCGCGCTGTTCGCCGTTGCAGCGGTGCTGGCGCCTCGCGGCCTGCGTCGCGCGGCTCCGCTCGCGGCGGTCTTGGCGATCGCCTGCTGCTGCGGCACGGCCAGCGCTCAGCTGAAGCTGTACGAGGAAGACTTCGAGAGCGCGGTTCTCGGCGCCTTCCAGGAAGAGGACGTCGACGGCGACGAGGTGTGGACCAACACCTTCACGAACCCGATTTACGGCGCCTGGAACAACACGAACGCGAACGACGACGTCCCCGGCGTCGGCCCCGCCTACGCCGGCGTCGACCCGAAGACCGACGGCATCTCGGACTGGGCCGACTGGGCGTTTGTCGACAAGGCGGCGTGGTTCGAGGCCGACGACCAGGGCCGCAGCGACTTCACCCGTGGCAGCGGCGTGGTGATGGTGGCCGACCCCGACGAGTGGGACGACACCGACCCCGATCCGCTGCTGATCGCGGACCCGAACCTCCCGCAACGCGACGACATCGCCCAAGGCTTCACGCCGGACGACCTGTACGACGCCTTTGTGACGACCCCCACGATCTCGATCCCGGCGGGAACCCCGGCCGGGCGGATCAAGCTGTCGTTCGATTCGTCTTGGCGTGGCAATGAGTTCGAAGACGATCTCGACGAGAACAACAACCAAACGGCTCACGTGAACGTCAGCTTCGATGGGGGACTGTTCCAAGAGGTCTTCCGCCGTGAGTCGGACCCCGATTCGCCGACCTACGACCCCAGTCAAGAGAACGAGCGGGTGTCGGGCATCGACCTGATGTACGACGGCTCGGCGACCGAGCTGCAGCTCGAGTTCGGCATGACCGGGGCGTGGAACGACTGGTGGTGGGCGATCGACAACATCTCGGTCGCGGTGCCGTCGAACCCGCTGAAGTTGCGGATCAACACCTACAACGGCGAGGGCTTCCTCGAGGCGGACGACTCGATCACCACCGCGATCGAGTACCTCGGCGTCGAGAGCGAGAACGGCGTGCTGCGGGGCGACCTGGCGACCGGCTTGGCCGGCGCCGACCTCGACCCGGCCGACGGCCCGGACGCCGGCGCCACGGCGGGCGACTCCGAGGGAGAGCAGTGGGAGAGCCTCTCCGACGCCGAGACCTCGGACCACCTGTTCGCCGACGCCTTCCTGTTTGGCGACACGGCGTTCGCCGACGAAACCTCGACCACGCCCGGTGTGGTCAACTCGGCGCCGCTCGGCGTGATCTTCGACACGCTCACGAGCCCCGAGGACCGCGACGTGCGGTTCTCATACCTGCTGGACACGGGCGACCTTGTCGAGGTCGCTCCGGAGGACGTGGAGTACTTCTACGACGCCTCGGCCGGTCTGGCTGGCGATTACAACAACGACGGATCGGTCGACGCCGCCGACTTCACCGTGTGGCGAGACAACCTCGGCGATCCCAACGAGAACGCGTTGAGCAACAACGGCGACGGCCAGAATGGCGTCGACATCGCCGACTACGACCGCTGGGTGCAGAACTACGGCGCCCGCGCCGCGGTCAGTGGGCCGTCTTCGGCGGTCCCCGAGCCGGGATCGGCCGCGCTGCTTGCCTTGGCTGCCACGGCGCTAGCCGCCGTGCGCCGTCGGGCGACGCCGGTCGTCGTTGCGGCCGCGGCCCTCGCCGGCGTCGCGGCGCCGCAGGCCGAGGCCCAGGTGACACTCGACCGTGACTACACGTTCGGCGACGACTCACGAGAGAACGCCACGGCCGGTGGCGTGGTCGGTCAGAACTCCCCCGGGGGCATCTCGATCGACAGCGCGGGCGACACGGGCATGAACCAGATCATCTCGCTCTTGCCCCAGGGGCCCGTCCCGACGATCGGCGTGCCGAAGTACGTGGCCGTCAGCGACCGGCCCGACATGCTCGCCGGCTCGAACGCGCCGGCGTCGAGCGGACTGGGGATCGCGCTCAACCCGAGCGGCCCCGGGTCGGCTTTCAGCAAGCAGTACCTCCACACCGGTTACCGCGAAGCGCTCAACTACCCGCAGTACTCGCCCTCGTCCGTCTACGAGCAAGGCGGCACGATCAACTACGACCTGATCAGCGACCGCGGCTTCCAGCTGTGGGTCAAGCCGACGGCGATCGACACCGGCGAAGAGGCCCACATCGTGATGGACACCAACCAGCACGGCGTGATGATCAACACCGACGGCGAGTTCGCCATGCGGTACGCCTACGACCGCGAGCGGATTGAGGCCCTCGCCACGCTCAACGGCCAGCCGGCCTCGGATTTCGAGAACGTCTTCGACTACCCGAGCGGCGTGACGGCCGAGGTCGGCCAGTGGACCCACCTGTCGGTCGTGCGTGAATTCGGCCCCGGCAGCGGCTCGATCCTGTACATCAATGGCGTGGCCACCGCCGCCGCGCTCGGAAAGTACAACATCGAGGAAGACGTCACGAGCGACGAGCCGGCGCCCGATCCGGGCGGGTTGGACGTCAGCCCGCTGGTTGTTGGCGCCAACACCGGCAGCCCGGCGTACGGCAACGATCACTTCTTCTACGGCGTGGTCGACGACCTCGAGATGTTCGTCATGGGCCAGAACGCGGACAACCTGTTCCCGGACTACGTGTTCGAGAACGACAACGGCTACGCCGCCGCGTTCAAGCCGACCACCGCCGGCGACCTCGACGGCGACGACGACGTCACGCTCGCCGACGCCCACCTGTTCGCCGCCAACTGGATGTCCGTCAAAGAGCTCGAGTGGACCGACGCCTACAACGTGGAGCAAACGTTCGTGGTCGGCGACCTCGAGACCCGTGGCATGGGCGACTTTAACTACGACGGCCGGGTCGACCTGTCGGACTGGGCGATCCTGCATAACGCCAGCCCCTCGACGGCCACCGCCGCCGCGCGGCTGATCGCTGGCCAACTGGTGCCCGAGCCCGGCTCGCTGTCGTTGCTGCTCGCCGGCCTGGCGGCCGCCGGTCGGCGCCGCCGGCGCGAAGCTGGGCGAACGGGCGAAGCAACGCCGCTGCGTGTGTGA
- a CDS encoding PEP-CTERM sorting domain-containing protein: MKRQHWFLLCLALTATAAADARAFDFSSVLLEEDFESLVLGESVNVRRATIASPVTELATAPNTSAIPNAFTHTGPTGWAVDNTLGTYLGAPTSGNTGVPGQGVADYGVDEWEGWSFADKDFWVRAAGGQDRELFAGASGNVAVVDGDEYFDLGDPDDAVNGGYFNSGLKSRSVAVDTTVGIQLQFNSSWRAEAFDDGHKNPAFNDTNNQSVEIYALVDGSTLMPIDSWDSQEFLDEAETTPNPSFKGDNVDEVLTYNLFTALSPELSGASSVEIVFNYANAANDWWWAIDNVQVASLDGGGLPVNAYLEDFEGVTLGDSVNERDGFPIVKRAGDDAESAPIADAYTSAQPTGWGREFEHPVKGDDDLGAFEFEGWSFASQDFWGELGSGRADFIDGEGTVAVADGDVWDDVGDPESQGEMQTMFETPAIDISGLDAEQQLVLEFASSWREEDSQAAIVTVDLGAGPVEILRWESSGGDENYFKEDALSEKVSLVVDPQGASTATFAFSYVGTNDWWWAIDNVRVGAVPEPSSLMLVSLAALGLVGRRRNGSAS, encoded by the coding sequence ATGAAGCGACAACACTGGTTTTTGTTGTGCCTAGCGCTGACGGCGACGGCCGCCGCCGACGCCCGGGCGTTTGATTTCAGCTCGGTTTTGCTCGAAGAAGACTTCGAGAGCCTCGTGCTGGGCGAATCGGTGAACGTGCGTCGCGCGACCATCGCCTCGCCCGTCACCGAGCTCGCCACGGCCCCGAACACCTCGGCCATCCCCAACGCCTTCACGCACACCGGCCCGACCGGCTGGGCCGTCGACAACACGCTCGGCACGTACCTCGGCGCCCCCACCTCGGGCAACACGGGCGTCCCCGGCCAGGGCGTAGCCGACTACGGCGTCGACGAATGGGAAGGCTGGAGCTTCGCCGACAAGGACTTCTGGGTGCGGGCCGCGGGCGGTCAGGACCGCGAGTTGTTCGCCGGCGCCTCGGGTAACGTTGCCGTGGTGGACGGCGACGAGTACTTCGACCTCGGCGATCCGGACGACGCGGTCAACGGCGGCTACTTCAACTCGGGCCTGAAGAGCCGCAGCGTGGCGGTCGACACGACGGTCGGCATCCAACTGCAGTTCAACAGCAGCTGGCGCGCCGAGGCCTTCGACGACGGCCACAAGAACCCCGCCTTTAACGACACGAACAACCAGTCGGTCGAGATTTACGCCCTGGTAGACGGCAGCACCTTGATGCCGATCGACAGCTGGGACTCGCAGGAGTTCCTGGACGAGGCCGAGACCACGCCCAACCCCAGCTTCAAGGGCGACAACGTCGACGAGGTGCTCACTTACAACCTGTTCACGGCTTTGTCGCCGGAGCTGTCGGGCGCCAGCTCGGTGGAGATCGTCTTCAACTACGCCAACGCCGCCAACGACTGGTGGTGGGCGATCGACAACGTGCAGGTCGCCAGCCTCGACGGCGGCGGTCTGCCGGTGAACGCCTACCTCGAAGACTTCGAGGGCGTGACGCTCGGTGACAGCGTCAACGAGCGCGACGGCTTCCCGATCGTCAAGCGTGCCGGTGACGACGCCGAATCCGCCCCCATCGCCGACGCCTACACGAGCGCCCAGCCGACCGGTTGGGGACGCGAGTTCGAGCACCCCGTCAAGGGTGACGACGACCTCGGCGCCTTCGAGTTCGAGGGCTGGAGCTTCGCCTCGCAAGACTTCTGGGGCGAGCTTGGCAGCGGCCGCGCCGACTTCATCGACGGCGAGGGCACCGTGGCGGTCGCCGATGGCGACGTTTGGGACGACGTCGGCGACCCCGAGTCGCAGGGCGAGATGCAGACGATGTTTGAGACCCCCGCGATCGACATCTCGGGCCTCGACGCTGAGCAGCAGCTGGTTCTCGAGTTCGCCTCGAGCTGGCGTGAGGAAGACAGCCAAGCGGCCATCGTGACGGTCGACCTCGGCGCCGGCCCGGTCGAGATCCTCCGCTGGGAGTCGAGCGGCGGCGATGAGAACTACTTCAAGGAAGACGCCCTTAGCGAGAAGGTCTCGCTGGTCGTCGATCCTCAAGGCGCCTCGACCGCGACCTTCGCGTTCTCGTACGTCGGCACGAATGACTGGTGGTGGGCGATCGACAACGTTCGCGTTGGAGCCGTTCCCGAGCCGAGCTCGCTGATGCTGGTTTCGCTGGCGGCTCTCGGCCTGGTGGGCCGTCGTCGCAACGGCTCAGCCTCGTAA
- a CDS encoding DUF5690 family protein, translated as MTRWLERRSGGVLNLFAIATAFSAYFCMYAFRKPFAAASFVGDAPLFFGQPIEQKTLLVVSQILGYALSKYLGVWVCSETGRRWRFAMLIGLILAAEGALVLFGLAPNGSPYLKAAAIFLNGLPLGMVWGLVVLYLEGRRVSELLLTGLSCAYIVASGVVKDVGRAVLAGADFPLPTPESWGLALPNPLPPVGEYWMPAVTGALFLAPFVLSTWLLEQIPEPTDADRGARTAREPMGHAARRRFASRYATGICAALAAYFLLTAFRDYRDNYVVEIFTQLGYQYDAHRSIVSNAELFVAFGVMAVLSQLYRISDNRRGLVATFGVMTLGLVMVAAATLLLDLGLLSGFWWVTLIGLGAYLAYVPFGSVLFDRVIAQTGFVGTAVFGIYLADAVGYTGSVALQLGKDLTVRGATELDFLRMLAYVLGTIGAAGLIFSCVAFMRQTKGSAAAEILSGPPAGVKPSVESI; from the coding sequence GTGACTCGGTGGCTCGAGCGGCGTTCGGGCGGCGTTCTGAACCTGTTCGCCATCGCCACCGCGTTCAGCGCGTACTTTTGCATGTACGCGTTCCGCAAGCCGTTCGCCGCGGCCTCCTTCGTCGGCGACGCGCCGCTGTTCTTCGGGCAACCGATCGAGCAGAAGACCTTGCTGGTCGTCTCGCAGATCTTGGGCTACGCCCTCTCGAAGTACCTCGGCGTGTGGGTCTGTTCAGAGACCGGGCGCCGCTGGCGATTCGCGATGCTGATCGGCCTCATCCTGGCGGCCGAGGGGGCGCTCGTGCTGTTCGGGCTTGCCCCCAACGGGTCGCCCTACCTGAAAGCCGCCGCGATCTTCCTCAACGGTCTGCCGCTGGGCATGGTGTGGGGGCTGGTCGTGTTGTACCTCGAGGGGCGGCGGGTTTCCGAGCTTCTGCTCACCGGCCTGAGCTGCGCCTACATCGTCGCGAGCGGCGTGGTGAAGGATGTCGGCCGGGCGGTGCTGGCCGGCGCCGACTTCCCGCTCCCAACGCCCGAATCTTGGGGGCTGGCGCTGCCGAACCCGCTGCCTCCGGTCGGGGAGTACTGGATGCCGGCAGTCACCGGGGCTTTGTTCTTGGCCCCGTTCGTGTTGTCGACCTGGTTGCTGGAGCAGATCCCCGAGCCGACCGATGCCGACCGGGGCGCCCGCACGGCTCGTGAGCCGATGGGGCACGCGGCCCGGCGTCGATTCGCAAGTCGATACGCCACGGGCATTTGCGCCGCGCTCGCGGCCTATTTTCTGCTCACGGCGTTCCGCGACTACCGCGACAACTACGTGGTCGAGATCTTCACCCAGCTCGGCTACCAGTACGACGCCCACCGCTCGATCGTTTCCAACGCCGAGTTGTTTGTCGCCTTCGGGGTGATGGCGGTGTTGTCGCAGCTCTACCGCATTAGCGACAACCGCCGCGGGCTGGTCGCCACGTTCGGCGTGATGACCTTGGGGCTCGTCATGGTCGCCGCGGCGACGCTGTTGCTCGACCTCGGGCTGCTCAGTGGCTTCTGGTGGGTCACGCTCATCGGCCTGGGCGCCTACCTCGCTTACGTCCCGTTCGGCTCTGTGCTGTTCGATCGTGTGATCGCACAAACCGGATTCGTCGGCACGGCCGTCTTCGGCATCTATCTGGCCGACGCGGTTGGCTACACCGGCAGCGTTGCGTTGCAACTCGGCAAAGACCTCACGGTGCGCGGCGCCACGGAGTTGGATTTTTTGCGGATGCTCGCTTACGTGCTCGGCACGATTGGGGCGGCGGGACTGATTTTCAGTTGCGTCGCCTTCATGCGGCAAACCAAGGGTTCAGCGGCTGCAGAGATCCTGTCGGGCCCACCGGCGGGGGTTAAGCCAAGTGTCGAATCGATTTGA
- a CDS encoding phosphonate degradation HD-domain oxygenase, whose product MAETEQLTAVTISAEVLRLFRAGGNSLYGGEAVTQLEHGLQAAMLAEEEGASSELIVAALVHDIGHLLHDLPDDAPDQGVDDAHERLGADWLADRFPPEVLEPVRLHVDSKRYLCATEPGYYEELSEPSRVSLGLQGGPMSEEECLAFRAGEHYESALRLRRWDDTAKIDGLETPTLEHYAAHIERVALVSE is encoded by the coding sequence ATGGCCGAGACCGAACAATTGACCGCCGTGACCATCTCCGCCGAGGTGCTGCGGCTCTTCCGGGCTGGCGGGAACTCGCTCTACGGCGGCGAAGCGGTAACACAGCTCGAGCATGGTCTGCAGGCGGCCATGCTGGCCGAAGAAGAGGGCGCCTCGAGCGAGCTGATCGTGGCGGCGCTGGTGCACGACATCGGGCACCTGCTGCACGACCTGCCGGACGACGCCCCGGACCAAGGGGTCGACGACGCCCACGAACGGCTTGGCGCCGATTGGCTGGCCGACCGTTTCCCGCCCGAGGTGCTCGAACCGGTGCGACTGCACGTCGACTCGAAGCGTTACCTCTGCGCCACCGAGCCGGGCTACTACGAGGAGCTCAGCGAGCCTTCGCGGGTGAGCCTCGGCCTGCAGGGCGGCCCGATGAGCGAAGAAGAGTGCTTGGCGTTCCGCGCGGGCGAGCACTACGAGTCGGCCCTGCGGCTGCGGCGCTGGGACGACACGGCCAAGATCGACGGCCTCGAGACCCCCACTCTCGAGCATTACGCCGCTCACATCGAGCGTGTCGCCCTCGTGTCTGAATGA
- a CDS encoding TIGR03364 family FAD-dependent oxidoreductase produces MAERVAVVGAGIVGVAHAWREAARGRSVTLFERDPRAQGASVRNFGMVWPIGQAPELIDTALSSRSLWREYLDATGAWGHELGSLHVANQQDELRVLEEFAAAGPDLGYDCRMLSAAEARRASPALDHEATLGALASPTEIGVDPREAIAVAPAWLAERYGVELEFGATVVDIDMPRLQTADGRRWEYDRVVVASGADFATLYPDAFATASLLKCKLQMMRTGAQPEGWRLGPMLASGLTLRHYPTFSICPGLAALKERIASETPELDKHGIHVMAAQNGLGEVVLGDSHEYGGSAEPFDNEEITRLMLRELRKIFALPDWDLAARWHGVYAWRSAGGVEFEHKPAPGVTIALVNGGCGMTMAFGLAERRVARGAPVGPKQPAFLKSRTTEAIHD; encoded by the coding sequence ATGGCGGAGCGAGTGGCGGTTGTTGGCGCGGGCATTGTGGGTGTCGCCCACGCGTGGCGTGAAGCGGCGCGCGGGCGGAGCGTCACGCTCTTCGAACGCGACCCTCGCGCGCAGGGCGCCTCGGTCCGAAACTTTGGCATGGTCTGGCCGATCGGCCAGGCGCCCGAGTTGATCGACACTGCGCTCTCGAGCCGATCGCTGTGGCGTGAGTACCTCGACGCAACCGGCGCATGGGGCCACGAGCTCGGCTCGCTACACGTCGCCAACCAGCAGGACGAGCTGCGGGTCCTCGAGGAGTTTGCCGCAGCGGGCCCCGACCTGGGATACGACTGCCGTATGCTCAGCGCCGCGGAGGCGCGACGCGCATCGCCGGCACTCGACCACGAAGCCACGCTCGGCGCGTTGGCCAGCCCGACCGAGATCGGTGTCGACCCACGCGAGGCGATTGCGGTAGCCCCGGCGTGGCTCGCCGAGCGCTACGGCGTTGAGCTCGAGTTCGGCGCGACGGTCGTCGACATCGACATGCCGCGGCTGCAAACCGCCGACGGGCGCCGCTGGGAGTACGACCGGGTGGTGGTCGCTTCGGGCGCCGACTTCGCCACGCTCTACCCCGATGCGTTCGCCACGGCCAGCCTGCTGAAGTGCAAGCTGCAGATGATGCGCACCGGCGCCCAGCCCGAAGGGTGGCGCCTCGGCCCGATGCTCGCCAGCGGCCTGACGTTGCGGCACTACCCCACGTTCTCAATCTGCCCCGGGCTCGCCGCGCTCAAAGAGCGTATCGCAAGCGAGACGCCCGAACTCGACAAGCACGGCATCCACGTGATGGCCGCGCAGAACGGCCTCGGCGAAGTGGTGCTCGGCGACTCGCACGAGTACGGCGGCTCGGCCGAGCCGTTCGACAACGAAGAAATCACCCGGCTGATGCTCCGTGAGCTGCGTAAGATTTTCGCTCTGCCCGATTGGGACCTGGCGGCGCGGTGGCACGGCGTGTACGCGTGGCGATCGGCGGGCGGGGTCGAGTTCGAGCACAAGCCGGCCCCCGGGGTCACGATTGCCCTGGTCAACGGCGGCTGCGGCATGACGATGGCCTTTGGTCTCGCCGAGCGGCGCGTGGCGCGCGGCGCCCCGGTCGGTCCGAAACAGCCGGCTTTCTTGAAGTCACGAACGACAGAGGCGATCCATGATTGA
- the phnX gene encoding phosphonoacetaldehyde hydrolase yields MIEVEPRRLQDSEPLTLRAVVLDWAGTTVDYGSRAPITAILAAFDEAGFPVTEAEARQPMGRAKRDHLQTLLAIPEVAARWRDAKGRPSEESDIDYLYENFLRVQAGCVAEHSGLIPGCLEAIASCREMGLKIGSSTGYTRELLAAVAERACGEGYTPDVMLSADDVSPGRPAPWLCVENARRLGVYPMASVVKVDDTPAGVAAGRNAGAWSVGVVQSGNEVGLTLEAFDALAPERREAAVVQACERLTKAGAHFLIDTIAELPAVVERINEKLVQGERP; encoded by the coding sequence ATGATTGAGGTTGAACCCCGGCGGCTACAAGACTCGGAGCCCCTCACGCTGCGGGCGGTCGTGCTCGACTGGGCCGGCACCACGGTCGACTACGGCAGCCGCGCGCCGATCACCGCCATCCTGGCGGCGTTCGACGAGGCGGGCTTCCCCGTGACCGAGGCCGAGGCCCGCCAACCGATGGGCCGCGCCAAGCGTGACCACCTGCAGACGCTGCTCGCGATTCCCGAGGTCGCCGCCCGCTGGCGCGACGCGAAGGGGCGCCCGTCGGAAGAGTCGGACATCGATTACCTGTACGAGAACTTCTTGCGGGTTCAGGCGGGCTGCGTCGCCGAGCACTCGGGTCTGATCCCTGGCTGCCTCGAGGCGATCGCATCGTGTCGGGAAATGGGTCTGAAGATCGGCTCGAGCACGGGCTACACCCGCGAGTTGCTCGCCGCCGTGGCGGAGCGCGCCTGCGGGGAGGGCTACACGCCGGACGTGATGCTCTCGGCTGACGATGTGTCGCCCGGTCGCCCGGCGCCGTGGCTCTGCGTGGAAAACGCGCGTCGGCTGGGTGTTTATCCGATGGCGTCGGTCGTCAAGGTGGACGACACGCCGGCCGGAGTCGCCGCCGGCCGCAACGCCGGCGCATGGAGCGTGGGTGTTGTCCAGAGCGGCAACGAGGTGGGGCTCACGCTCGAGGCCTTCGACGCTCTGGCGCCCGAAAGACGTGAGGCTGCGGTAGTGCAGGCTTGTGAACGACTCACCAAAGCCGGCGCGCACTTCCTCATCGACACGATCGCCGAGCTGCCCGCGGTGGTCGAGCGCATCAACGAGAAGCTCGTCCAGGGCGAACGCCCGTAA